A DNA window from Hoplias malabaricus isolate fHopMal1 chromosome 5, fHopMal1.hap1, whole genome shotgun sequence contains the following coding sequences:
- the LOC136697415 gene encoding transmembrane protein 198-like isoform X1, whose product MADLSGPGSDEVDACQLEIQRKYEVIPTVICSMCCLFGIIYCFFGYRCFKAVMFLSGLMFGSVVIFLLCHKERVLDTQLSVEASAGIGLGIGLLCGLVTMLVRSVGLFMTGLLLGLLLALAALLVTHQFYTPGTLWVPLGALLGSGMLCAVLTLQWQKLFTVLSTAVFGAAIMTVCADYFVEMLALASHAYDSLRLLPTPVPLCWYSWVILGIWPTLSIMGVLVQWKLTAEGYSHTEVIISRRQKRVQLMRIRQKDAKKQQLSGGQEGTYRRKPTPVKRYAGDLLAPSYLQSLRDRQMGTGTSLSSLSTTNHTVVDFDYETGSTVPLTSTTPPTRS is encoded by the exons ATGGCGGATCTGTCGGGACCGGGCTCGGACGAGGTGGACGCCTGTCAGCTGGAGATCCAGAGGAAATATGAGGTCATCCCCACGGTCATCTGCTCCATGTGCTGCCTCTTTGGAATCATCTACTGCTTTTTTG GTTACCGCTGCTTTAAAGCTGTGATGTTCCTCTCGGGGCTGATGTTCGGTTCCGTCGTTATCTTCCTGCTGTGTCATAAAGAGCGAGTGCTGGACACTCAGCTCAGTGTGGAGGCGAGTGCTGGGATTGGTCTGGGGATCGGACTCCTCTGCGGACTGGTCACGATGCTGGTGCGCAGCGTTGGCTTATTTATGACAGGGCTCCTCCTCGGCCTCCTGCTCGCCCTCGCCGCTCTGCTGGTCACTCACCAGTTCTACACCCCTGGAACTTTGTGG GTTCCTCTGGGAGCTCTACTGGGTTCTGGGATGCTCTGTGCAGTTTTAACCCTTCAGTGGCAGAAGCTCTTCACTGTTCTCTCCACGGCGGTGTTCGGTGCTGCTATAATGACGGTTTGTGCAGATTATTTCGTGGAGATGCTAGCTTTGGCGTCTCACGCGTACGACTCTCTACGTCTGCTGCCCACCCCCGTGCCGCTCTGCTGGTACAGTTGGGTCATCCTGGGAATCTGGCCCACGCTCAGCATCATGGGAGTCTTAGTGCAGTGGAAGCTCACAGCTGAAGGGTATTCACACACAGAAG TGATCATCAGCAGAAGGCAGAAGAGGGTCCAGCTCATGAGAATTCGACAGAAGGACGCTAAAAAGCAGCAGTTATCTGGGGGTCAGGAGGGAACATATCGACGGAAACCAACGCCTGTCAAACGTTACGCTGGAGATCTACTAGCCCCA AGTTACCTGCAGAGTCTCAGGGATCGTCAGATGGGAACGGGAACGTCCCTCAGCAGCCTGAGCACCACCAATCACACGGTGGTGGACTTTGACTACGAGACCGGCTCCACGGTTCCCCTCACATCCACCACGCCACCCACGCGCTCCTGA
- the LOC136697415 gene encoding transmembrane protein 198-like isoform X2 — translation MADLSGPGSDEVDACQLEIQRKYEVIPTVICSMCCLFGIIYCFFGYRCFKAVMFLSGLMFGSVVIFLLCHKERVLDTQLSVEASAGIGLGIGLLCGLVTMLVRSVGLFMTGLLLGLLLALAALLVTHQFYTPGTLWVPLGALLGSGMLCAVLTLQWQKLFTVLSTAVFGAAIMTVCADYFVEMLALASHAYDSLRLLPTPVPLCWYSWVILGIWPTLSIMGVLVQWKLTAEGYSHTEVIISRRQKRVQLMRIRQKDAKKQQLSGGQEGTYRRKPTPVKRYAGDLLAPVSFIRT, via the exons ATGGCGGATCTGTCGGGACCGGGCTCGGACGAGGTGGACGCCTGTCAGCTGGAGATCCAGAGGAAATATGAGGTCATCCCCACGGTCATCTGCTCCATGTGCTGCCTCTTTGGAATCATCTACTGCTTTTTTG GTTACCGCTGCTTTAAAGCTGTGATGTTCCTCTCGGGGCTGATGTTCGGTTCCGTCGTTATCTTCCTGCTGTGTCATAAAGAGCGAGTGCTGGACACTCAGCTCAGTGTGGAGGCGAGTGCTGGGATTGGTCTGGGGATCGGACTCCTCTGCGGACTGGTCACGATGCTGGTGCGCAGCGTTGGCTTATTTATGACAGGGCTCCTCCTCGGCCTCCTGCTCGCCCTCGCCGCTCTGCTGGTCACTCACCAGTTCTACACCCCTGGAACTTTGTGG GTTCCTCTGGGAGCTCTACTGGGTTCTGGGATGCTCTGTGCAGTTTTAACCCTTCAGTGGCAGAAGCTCTTCACTGTTCTCTCCACGGCGGTGTTCGGTGCTGCTATAATGACGGTTTGTGCAGATTATTTCGTGGAGATGCTAGCTTTGGCGTCTCACGCGTACGACTCTCTACGTCTGCTGCCCACCCCCGTGCCGCTCTGCTGGTACAGTTGGGTCATCCTGGGAATCTGGCCCACGCTCAGCATCATGGGAGTCTTAGTGCAGTGGAAGCTCACAGCTGAAGGGTATTCACACACAGAAG TGATCATCAGCAGAAGGCAGAAGAGGGTCCAGCTCATGAGAATTCGACAGAAGGACGCTAAAAAGCAGCAGTTATCTGGGGGTCAGGAGGGAACATATCGACGGAAACCAACGCCTGTCAAACGTTACGCTGGAGATCTACTAGCCCCAGTTAGTTTCATAAGAACCTAA